From a single Sorghum bicolor cultivar BTx623 chromosome 5, Sorghum_bicolor_NCBIv3, whole genome shotgun sequence genomic region:
- the LOC8076371 gene encoding uncharacterized protein LOC8076371, with the protein MADGAIVVAICQYGGEFASGPSGNLIYRGGEAHAVDVTRDSSLEGFKDELSKVFHVDVTDMSLKYFLPNNMKTLITISCDRDLQRMVDFTANAAHVDVFLISRQENRSIVTQSGATSGSVASGDKRKRPTSKNKVIRSSKPAASAPGNAVQVITDSLRQPISVTTENEDNRVFQLEFGNDIAFTTTAGGASFTSDILDQQKLALVDNIPREAVSLFDDAFIPYVGSEIMHEPQGPNNPIALWDDIIKGVGQEFDNVKDFRAQLCKYAIGKGFVYRFIKNETSRVTVKCAAEGGCTWRLHASESSRNKKFVIKRMTDEHTCSGGSGEGQRRATRQWLTTIIKEKLHDNPKFKPKELVKELFEEYGVTLTYSQVWRGKEVAEKEIYHAIRETRDQLPWYCQRLEETNPGSISVLSPVVDMKYRRFFVAFHACLHGFVNGCRPLLFLDKVPLKATNDYKLLVAAAIDADDGVFPLAFNVVEDENYDSWGWFLMHLKIALQTHNYPCNGMTFLSNGQMGLDAAVSHVFEDGKHAFCLHHIIEEFKGELRKGPWSLQIREGMVEDFTRAAQACNIEDFNASIESIRNISSEAADWIIASKPEHWSDAIFRGCRYDNFSLNIADAFDNWIPTKKESSIVLMVDSLRMKIKEIIESRLEACKAWEGPLTPTMEYKVQDEMLKAGKMTVLCSSETVFEVRGNAIFVVNIGNWECTCRRWQLSGLPCMHAIAVFNRLGRNLYDYCPKFFRIESYHLTYSGIIFPIPDMDSVDFSAGANLLPLPPKQRSSDKPRRKRSNSNKISTLVRLCSRCKQTGHNKATCEVQF; encoded by the exons ATGGCGGATGGGGCTATTGTGGTAGCCATTTGCCAGTACGGCGGAGAGTTCGCTTCTGGCCCCAGTGGCAACCTGATATACAGAGGTGGAGAAGCGCATGCTGTTGATGTTACTCGTGATTCGTCGCTGGAGGGCTTCAAGGATGAGCTGTCCAAGGTGTTCCATGTTGATGTCACTGACATGTCACTCAAGTACTTTCTTCCCAATAATATGAAAACACTCATAACTATATCATGTGACCGGGATTTGCAAAGGATGGTTGATTTTACTGCCAATGCTGCACATGTGGATGTTTTTCTGATAAGCAGACAAGAGAACAG GAGTATTGTAACACAATCTGGAGCTACATCTGGCTCTGTTGCTAGTGGTGACAAAAGGAAAAGACCCACTTCCAAAAACAA GGTAATCAGAAGCAGCAAGCCAGCTGCCAGCGCTCCTGGCAATGCAGTTCAAGTTATCACAGATAGTTTGAGACAACCAATTTCAGTTACTACTGAAAATGAAGACAACAG GGTTTTTCAGTTGGAATTTGGGAATGACATCGCATTTACCACCACAGCTGGAGGCGCTTCCTTCACATCAGATATTCTTGATCAGCAAAAGCTTGCTCTTGTTGATAATATCCCCAG ggAAGCAGTTAGTCTGTTTGATGATGCATTCATTCCATATGTTGGTTCTGAGATCATGCATGAGCCTCAGGGACCTAACAATCCTATTGCATTGTGGGATGACATTATCAAAGGAGTTGGTCAAGAATTTGATAATGTGAAAGATTTCCGTGCTCAGTTGTGCAAGTATGCTATTGGGAAAGGATTTGTGTACCGATTCATAAAAAATGAAACCAGTCGCGTCACTGTAAAATGTGCTGCAGAAGGAGGCTGCACCTGGAGGTTGCATGCGTCTGAATCATCTCGTAACAAGAAATTTGTTATCAAGAGAATGACAGATGAACATACTTGTAGCGGAGGAAGTGGAGAGGGTCAGCGTCGAGCAACAAGACAGTGGTTGACTACTATCATTAAGGAGAAGCTGCATGATAACCCAAAGTTTAAGCCAAAGGAACTTGTAAAGGAATTGTTTGAAGAATACGGAGTTACACTAACATATTCACAGGTTTGGCGAGGCAAAGAAGTAGCAGAgaaagagatttatcatgctatCAGGGAGACTCGCGATCAGTTACCCTGGTATTGTCAGAGGCTTGAGGAGACCAACCCAGGAAGTATAAGTGTGTTGTCTCCAGTGGTGGATATGAAATACCGCcgcttttttgttgcattccatGCTTGTTTGCATGGCTTTGTAAATGGGTGCAGGCCCCTCTTATTTCTGGACAAAGTCCCACTGAAAGCAACGAATGATTACAAGTTGCTTGTGGCTGCTGCCATTGATGCAGACGATGGTGTCTTTCCGTTAGCATTTAATGTGGTTGAAGATGAAAATTATGATAGCTGGGGTTGGTTCTTAATGCATCTGAAAATAGCCCTCCAAACTCACAACTACCCTTGCAATGGCATGACATTCTTGTCCAATGGACAAATGGGTCTGGATGCTGCTGTTTCTCACGTGTTTGAGGATGGTAAACATGCTTTCTGTTTGCATCATATCATTGAGGAATTTAAAGGAGAGCTGAGGAAGGGACCATGGTCACTACAAATAAGGGAGGGGATGGTTGAGGATTTCACTCGTGCAGCCCAAGCGTGCAACATCGAGGATTTTAATGCATCCATCGAGAGCATAAGGAATATATCCAGTGAAGCTGCTGACTGGATAATAGCGAGCAAGCCAGAGCATTGGTCAGATGCCATTTTCCGAGGCTGCCGGTATGATAATTTCTCCTTGAACATTGCTGATGCTTTTGATAACTGGATACCAACCAAGAAGGAGAGTTCCATAGTGCTGATGGTAGACTCACTGAGAATGAAGATTAAGGAAATAATAGAATCAAGGCTTGAAGCTTGCAAGGCGTGGGAAGGGCCTTTAACACCAACTATGGAATACAAAGTGCAGGATGAGATGCTGAAGGCTGGCAAAATGACTGTTCTGTGTTCTTCTGAGACTGTGTTTGAAGTGAGGGGCAATGCAATTTTTGTAGTTAATATTGGGAATTGGGAATGCACATGCCGGCGGTGGCAGCTCTCTGGCCTCCCCTGCATGCATGCCATTGCTGTGTTCAACAGGCTTGGTCGCAATTTATATGACTACTGCCCAAAGTTCTTTAGAATAGAAAGCTACCATCTGACATACTCAGGAATAATCTTCCCAATACCTGACATGGATAGTGTTGATTTTAGTGCTGGTGCGAATCTACTCCCACTGCCTCCCAAGCAGCGCTCATCAGATAAACCAAGAAGGAAGCGGTCTAACTCCAACAAGATAAGTACTCTCGTACGACTCTGTAGCAGGTGCAAACAAACAGGGCACAATAAGGCAACATGTGAAGTTCAGTTCTAG
- the LOC8076370 gene encoding metallothionein-like protein 1A encodes MSCSCGSSCNCGSSCKCGKKYPDLEEKSTAAQATVVLGVAPEKTAAAEFEAAAESGAETSHGCSCGDSCKCNPCNC; translated from the exons ATGTCTTGCAGCTGCGGATCAAGCTGCAACTGCGGCTCAAGCTGCAAGTGCGG CAAGAAGTACCCCGACCTGGAGGAGAAGAGCACCGCGGCGCAGGCCACCGTCGTCCTGGGTGTCGCCCCGGAGAAGACAGCTGCTGCCGAGTTCGAGGCCGCGGCGGAGTCCGGCGCCGAGACCTCCCACGGCTGCAGCTGCGGTGACAGCTGCAAGTGCAACCCCTGCAACTGCTGA